A window of the Helianthus annuus cultivar XRQ/B chromosome 4, HanXRQr2.0-SUNRISE, whole genome shotgun sequence genome harbors these coding sequences:
- the LOC110933991 gene encoding LRR receptor-like serine/threonine-protein kinase EFR: MDNKRIFIFNLMIVFMTLYYYRFSTAQDGVSLSTDQLALEAIKAQISVDPSGVLSKNWSTKTSVCNWKGVTCGSQSRTQRVIALDLSYMGLVGTISPHIANLSFLSLLNLTNNSFYGPIPPEIAQLRHMEKVYMGGNYLTGRLPLWYFNNMPKLEILYLNENNLTGALSPYFLNNMTSLKTLRLNDNSLQGNIPKEIGNGSCLHDFHVNENQLTGVVPPTLFNLSCIRKIELSGNSLSGSLPDDMCNDQLGKLRLLFISHNAFTGPIPSSINKCQQLRYMSMSFNNFSGIIPREIGNLTLLKEIYLGDNDLQGTIAYANTSTQNCRKVSSKNLVVEILWETFVATKNEDF, encoded by the exons ATGGATAATAAGCGTATCTTTATCTTCAATCTTATGATAGTCTTCATGACTCTCTATTATTATCGTTTTTCTACTGCCCAAGATGGTGTTTCTTTAAGCACAGATCAACTTGCTCTTGAAGCGATTAAAGCTCAAATCAGTGTCGACCCTTCGGGTGTTTTATCAAAAAACTGGTCTACAAAAACCTCCGTTTGTAACTGGAAAGGCGTTACTTGTGGTTCTCAATCTCGAACTCAAAGGGTCATTGCCTTGGATCTATCTTACATGGGTCTTGTTGGAACAATCTCTCCACATATTGCTAACCTTTCATTCCTCTCGTTGCTTAACCTCACAAACAATAGTTTTTATGGCCCAATACCTCCTGAGATCGCGCAGTTGCGCCATATGGAAAAAGTGTACATGGGAGGCAACTATCTCACAGGAAGGCTACCCCTTTGGTATTTTAACAACATGCCAAAACTTGAAATATTGTATCTGAATGAAAATAATCTCACAGGCGCTCTCTCTCCGTATTTTCTTAATAACATGACAAGTCTAAAAACACTACGTTTGAATGATAATTCGTTACAAGGAAACATCCCAAAAGAAATTGGTAATGGATCTTGTTTGCATGATTTTCACGTGAATGAAAATCAGTTAACCGGGGTTGTGCCACCAACGCTTTTCAATCTATCTTGTATAAGAAAGATTGAATTATCAGGGAATAGTCTATCTGGAAGTCTGCCAGACGATATGTGCAACGACCAGCTCGGTAAGCTCAGGCTGTTATTTATATCTCACAATGCATTCACAGGACCAATTCCATCAAGCATCAACAAATGTCAGCAGCTTCGGTATATGTCCATGTCATTTAATAATTTCAGTGGCATCATACCCAGGGAAATTGGAAATCTGACTCTTTTGAAAGAGATATATCTTGGTGATAATGACTTGCAAG GGACAATTGCATATGCTAATACTTCTACTCAAAACTGTAGGAAGGTTAGTAGTAAAAATTTAGTTGTAGAAATTTTGTGGGAAACTTTTGTAGCTACAAAAAATGAAGATTTCTAG